One Aspergillus oryzae RIB40 DNA, chromosome 2 genomic window carries:
- a CDS encoding uncharacterized protein (predicted protein) — MSTTYVLPPLQAPLATGCSPRIRRVLKAPQRPIALRREYMTEAKSLLTFRPQGDPKSAIGYSIQDDDGIVLFTASGRKFNDRPCREFRDSSGLPLFEIYRKSFRNSWSISLPGSSSAKIATVSPRRTSGISGWGDFTITFDNVAAFESKRKEDKELSLEVQSRGNVLALYDIVDGDRKVAEVRESIQHNEKLALMKRFPSSKHGYRPVLDIIITAHVDQSLIAAVAVIISDTVFSANV; from the exons ATGTCCACCACCTACGTACTACCACCCCTGCAAGCTCCGTTGGCTACCGGATGCTCTCCCCGGATTCGCAGAGTTCTGAAAGCTCCCCAGCGCCCGATCGCTCTTcgaagagaatatatgaCCGAAGCTAAATCTCTCCTCACATTTCGACCCCAAGGTGACCCAAAATCTGCGATTGGTTATAGCATCCAAGACGATGACGGTATAGTTCTGTTCACAGCCTCCGGTCGGAAATTCAACGACCGCCCGTGTCGGGAGTTCAGAGATTCCTCGGGCCTCCCTTTGTTCGAGATCTACAGAAAGTCCTTTAGGAATTCCTGGTCCATCTCCCTGCCGGGGAGTAGTAGTGCGAAGATAGCCACCGTTAGTCCGCGACGAACGTCTGGTATATCTGGTTGGGGCGATTTCACCATCACATTCGACAACGTCGCAGCCTTCGAATCCAAGCGTAAGGAGGATAAGGAACTATCCCTAGAGGTCCAGAGTCGCGGGAATGTTTTAGCATTATATGATATTGTGGATGGTGATAGGAAGGTAGCGGAAGTACGCGAGAGTATACAACACAACGAgaagttggccttgatgaaGCGCTTTCCTAGTTCTAAGCATGGCTATCGACCGGTcctggatatcatcataACTGCGCACGTCGATCAATCACTA ATTGCGGCTGTTGCAGTTATCATATCCGACACGGTTTTCTCTGCGAATGTTTGA
- a CDS encoding HIG1 domain-containing protein (predicted protein) has product MKLLTKEEEDAHYRAVLKGGTIGTVLGLIGGYAGVLAASRRYHTIRNLTLPMKAFLVTSSGTFVGIIAADNSSRNFEVERNADQQWYQNREQRLREESLQGMSFMERSLAWARKEKYTIVTATWVASMIGSFVLVGRNPYLSGQQKIVQARVYAQGLTLAVLVASAAFEISDQRKGKGILKKKLEEKEAADGKSGVVVEEEPVRHQQNEGQGDLWKDMVAAEEERLKKKHQSVWEHPELHKEGQQQQQQQAKEVKEEKTQQ; this is encoded by the exons ATGAAGCTCCTcaccaaggaagaagaagacgctCACTACAG AGCAGTCCTAAAAGGCGGCACAATCGGCACCGTCCTCGGTCTAATAGGCGGCTACGCCGGCGTCCTCGCCGCATCCCGCCGCTACCACACAATCCGCAACCTAACGCTCCCCATGAAAGCCTTCCTCGTCACCTCCTCGGGTACCTTCGTCGGCATCATCGCAGCCGACAACTCATCCCGGAACTTCGAAGTTGAGCGCAACGCCGACCAGCAATGGTACCAGAACCGGGAGCAGCGGCTGCGCGAGGAGTCGCTGCAGGGGATGAGTTTCATGGAGCGGTCGCTGGCGTGggcgaggaaggagaagtataCGATTGTTACCGCGACGTGGGTGGCGTCTATGATTGGGAGTTTTGTGCTGGTGGGACGCAATCCGTACCTCAGTGGACAGCAGAAGATTGTCCAGGCGCGTGTTTATGCGCAGGGTTTGACGCTTGCGGTTCTGGTTGCTTCTGCGGCGTTTGAGATCAGTGATcagaggaaggggaaggggattttgaagaagaagttggaggagaaggaggctgctgatgGGAAgtctggtgttgttgttgaggaggAGCCTGTTAGGCATCAGCAGAATGAGGGGCAGGGTGATCTCTGGAAGGATAtggttgctgctgaggaggagcggttgaagaagaagcatcAGAGTGTTTGGGAACATCCTGAGTTGCATAAGGAGggtcagcagcaacagcagcagcaggctAAGGAGGTtaaggaggagaagacgcAGCAGTGA
- a CDS encoding transcription factor SPN1 (uncharacterized conserved protein), which translates to MSASPEIKPVEEDPVQAPTPGAGDDEAQGVEETAAADLDAADEKDNGSDDESILSEVDEAQFEDFDPENVDVEDRPQLAIDEDNLKLIGRHKRKRTEDGERSTRKREGRREKKSRRMRELEEGGDDGDGKAKKRERKRREPTPEDDETLDPATRRRRALDRAMDEALKKPTKRRFRKADGIDLEQMADAEIEDMRKRMTHAAQMDAISRREGKPAMHKLKMLPEVVSLLNRNQYVNSLVDPEINLLEAVKFFLEPLDDGSLPAYNIQRDLMTSLAKLPINKEALVASGIGKVIVFYTRSKRPEAGIKRMAERLLAEWTRPILQRSDDYSKRVYQEAEFDPRLSRKVQRTTQSAQATAAEARARELLPPRLANRARAEITHTSYTVVPRPTMVQESKFARPLGASGEDRFRKMRARQIAASKGSRR; encoded by the exons ATGTCGGCCAGTCCAGAGATCAAACCGGTCGAGGAAGACCCCGTGCAAGCGCCTACCCCCGGCGCCGGCGATGACGAAGCCCAGGGCGTCGAGGAAACAGCCGCTGCCGACTTGGACGCAGCAGATGAAAAGGACAACGGGTCCGATGACGAGTCGATTCTGTCGGAGGTAGACGAGGCGCAGTTCGAGGACTTTGATCCTGAGAATGTCGACGTCGAGGACCGGCCGCAGTTGGCGATTGATGAGGATAATCTGAAGCTTATTGGACGGCATAAGCGGAAGAGGACTGAGGATGGGGAGCGGTCGACGCGCAAGAGGGAGGggcggagggagaagaagagtcgGCGGATGagggagttggaggaggggggTGATGATGGGGATGGTAAGGCgaaaaagagggagaggaagaggagggagcCCACTcctgaggatgatgagacgTTGGATCCTGCTACTC GTCGTCGTAGGGCTTTGGATCGTGCTATGGATGAGGCGCTCAAGAAGCCTACTAAGAGGCGTTTTCGCAAGGCGGATGGTATT GATCTGGAACAAATGGCCGATGCCGAGATTGAGGATATGCGCAAGCGCATGACCCATGCTGCTCAGATGGACGCTATTAGTCGTCGGGAGGGCAAGCCCGCTATGCATAAGTTGAAAATGCTGCCTGAGGTGGTCTCTCTACTCAATCGAAACCAGTATGTCAACAGTCTGGTTGACCCCGAAATCAACCTGCTTGAGGCGGTGAAGTTCTTCCTGGAGCCTTTGGATGACGGCTCGCTGCCGGCCTACAATATCCAGCGTGATTTGATGACCTCGCTGGCTAAGCTTCCGATCAACAAGGAGGCGCTTGTTGCGAGTGGAATCGGCAAGGTGATTGTGTTCTACACCCGGAGTAAACGTCCCGAAGCCGGCATCAAGCGTATGGCTGAGCGTCTGCTTGCTGAATGGACGCGCCCTATCCTCCAGCGTAGCGATGATTACTCCAAGCGAGTCTACCAGGAAGCGGAGTTCGATCCTCG GTTGTCTAGAAAAGTTCAACGTACTACACAATCGGCCCAGGCCACTGCGGCAGAAGCGCGCGCTCGCGAActgcttcctcctcgtctgGCGAACCGTGCCCGCGCCGAGATCACACATACCAGCTACACTGTCGTGCCTCGTCCGACGATGGTGCAGGAGAGCAAGTTCGCGCGGCCACTGGGTGCCAGTGGAGAGGATCGATTCCGAAAGATGCGTGCACGACAGATTGCGGCGTCGAAGGGATCGCGTCGATAG
- a CDS encoding uncharacterized protein (predicted protein): MKIWRQRASRPVRVLLYLLALVLLLWIVLPYDHPIRLSARFNVTAFGTALTSYLGGRWWFSERSTFPIVLSDDVAVLMKSGFGTKDRIAAWLEAHEHDKFNNLLLVGDFATPSGQLFNYNGRRLPVSDLVAWMLEKGYLSAELAHPRLMKHSNLSTAISNGDVDIAKELSKSFGWELDALKFISGLELCYDQMPDKKWYIMADDDTYLMQPALKLLLEHLDPEVPLYVGNAVGDYKGRFAHGGSSVILSQATMRLLFSHREVVTSAHLESLEETWGDKLLATTLLKLGIYLDERYAIFFNGGPPRAIRVTEDRLCAPIISFHSLTPSEMINVGRRFQHTDEVLLWIDLWDIYGAPSLDSPVLESGRKDWDHVGGLDESTMTVNEVSTSQRCIQICQNYSKSCLAWTWESEKQLCHISNWMVPGEQAEGKTSGINVPRAKNLVSMCRS; the protein is encoded by the exons ATGAAAATATGGCGGCAACGTGCGTCTCGCCCCGTGCGGGTGCTCCTATACCTCCTAGCACTTGTGCTTCTGCTGTGGATCGTTCTACCCTACGACCACCCTATCCGGCTATCGGCTCGCTTTAATGTTACAGCCTTTGGTACCGCCCTCACCTCTTACCTTGGGGGCCGTTGGTGGTTCTCAGAACGCTCAACTTTCCCAATTGTGCTATCGGACGATGTTGCTGTGTTGATGAAATCGGGATTTGGGACAAAGGATCGCATTGCCGCTTGGTTGGAAGCTCACGAGCACGACAAAttcaacaacctccttcttGTTGGCGACTTCGCGACACCCTCAGGACAACTTTTTAACTACAATGGCCGGCGCCTACCAGTTTCTGACCTCGTGGCTTGGATGCTGGAAAAGGGATACTTGTCTGCAGAACTGGCGCACCCACGACTGATGAAGCATTCTAACTTAAGCACTGCCATCTCCAACGGCGATGTGGACATCGCAAAGGAACTATCGAAGTCGTTCGGGTGGGAACTGGACGCTCTAAAG TTTATCTCCGGCCTTGAATTATGCTATGACCAGATGCCGGATAAAAAGTGGTACATTATGGCCGACGACGATACGTATCTCATGCAGCCCGCCCTCAAGCTGTTACTAGAACATCTTGATCCTGAAGTACCCCTATACGTTGGCAACGCGGTAGGGGACTACAAAGGCCGCTTTGCACATGGAGGATCCTCCGTGATCCTATCCCAAGCCACAATGcgtcttcttttctcgcACCGCGAAGTGGTTACCTCGGCCCATCTAGAGTCTCTCGAAGAAACGTGGGGCGATAAACTTCTCGCGACGACATTGCTCAAATTAGGTATCTATCTCGACGAACGATACGCCATCTTTTTCAATGGGGGCCCACCTCGAGCCATAAGGGTCACAGAAGACCGCTTGTGCGCGCCGATCATCTCTTTCCATAGTTTAACTCCTTCAGAAATGATAAATGTCGGTCGGAGGTTCCAGCATACAGATGAAGTTCTTCTTTGGATTGACTTATGGGATATCTACGGTGCCCCTTCTCTGGACTCGCCGGTACTCGAGTCAGGCCGAAAGGACTGGGACCACGTCGGAGGCCTGGATGAATCAACCATGACCGTCAATGAAGTTTCAACATCTCAGAGATGTATCCAGATATGCCAGAACTACTCAAAGTCTTGTTTGGCTTGGACCTGGGAGTCGGAGAAACAGCTCTGCCATATCAGCAACTGGATGGTACCAGGAGAACAGGCTGAAGGTAAAACCTCGGGAATCAATGTGCCACGTGCGAAAAATCTTGTTAGCATGTGTCGATCGTGA
- a CDS encoding putative MFS peptide transporter (H+/oligopeptide symporter) has protein sequence MSDTISRGKSNALETLKAPLSEQETIVLSAAPSPHDDGYATPTGEELESLRRVAGSVKWTAYTIAFVELCERFSYYGTTAVFVNFIQQPLPPNSSTGAGHAGQSGALGMGQRVSTGLTTLNVFWCYVTPIIGAWVADEFWGRLKTIQVAIAFAMVGHIVLIIASLPQVIVHPNGALGCFIVGLVLFGIGVGGFKYRLTFLIHKETRHYIKRLPKTGERVIVDPAQTITRIFLYFYFMINVGSLLGQIVMVYAEKYVGFWLSFVLPTIMFALCPLVLYVCRKNYEVTPPTGSVVGRAFKLWAFALKGRCDFWENVKPSNVQRKPVWMTFDDKWVDEVRRALKACAVFLWYPLYWLAYGQMTNNLTSQAATMELHGVPNDIIMNLNPVTLIIFIPIMDQVVYPGIQRLGVQFTPLKRMYAGYMLAAISMVSAAVIQHYIYQTGKCGKYPGEKSCKTPAPINVWVQAVPYVLIAFSEIFTSITGYEYAFTKAPKNMKSLVQSIYLFMHAFSSAIQQGLTLLSTDPLLVWNYGFVAVLSFIGGNLFWITHHKLDKEEDELNSLEASSYLGRGPRAQNKRIIDIPGAHIVNKT, from the exons ATGAGCGACACCATTAGCCGAGGAAAGTCTAATGCTCTTGAGACACTCAAAGCTCCCCTCTCAGAGCAAGAGACTATAGTGCTTTCGGCGGCTCCCTCTCCGCATGATGACGGCTACGCAACCCCAACTGGAGAGGAACTGGAGTCTCTTCGTCGTGTCGCTGGAAGTGTTAAATGGACTGCATATACCATCGCCTTTGTTGAGCTGTGCGAACGGTTCTCCTACTATGGAACCACTGCTGTTT TTGTCAACTTTATCCAacagcctcttccacccaACTCAAGTACTGGTGCCGGCCATGCAGGACAGTCTGGAGCTCTAGGCATGGGCCAGAGAGTCTCCACAGGCCTAACTACTC TCAATGTTTTCTGGTGTTACGTGACTCCTATTATTGGTGCCTGGGTGGCCGACGAGTTCTGGGGCCGCCTGAAGACGATTCAAGTTGCCATCGCCTTTGCCATGGTTGGACACATTGTGTTGATCATCGCATCTCTTCCCCAGGTGATTGTGCATCCCAACGGTGCGTTAGGTTGCTTCATAGTGGGTCTAGTACTCTTCGGAATTGGTGTGGGAGGTTTCAAGTACAGGCTGACCTTTCTGATT CACAAAGAAACCAGACACTACATCAAAAGACTTCCAAAAACCGGAGAACGTGTCATCGTGGACCCGGCTCAGACGATCACCCGGATCTTCCTGTATTTCTACTTCATGATCAACGTTGGCTCCTTGCTTGGACAGATTGTCATGGTGTATGCAGAGAAATATGTTGGATTTTGGCTCTCCTTCGTCCTTCCCACCATCATGTTCGCCCTCTGTCCACTGGTGCTTTATGTCTGCCGCAAGAATTATGAGGTCACTCCCCCAACTGGTTCAGTGGTGGGAAGGGCGTTCAAGCTCTGGGCATTCGCGCTCAAGGGCAGGTG TGACTTCTGGGAGAACGTGAAGCCCAGCAACGTTCAGAGAAAACCAGTGTGGATGACCTTCGACGACAAATGGGTAGACGAGGTGCGCAGAGCTCTCAAAGCATGCGCCGTCTTCCTCTGGTACCCCCTGTACT GGCTGGCCTACGGACAAATGACCAACAATCTCACCTCTCAGGCGGCCACCATGGAGCTTCACGGTGTCCCAAACGACATCATCATGAACCTGAATCCGGTGACCCTCATTATCTTCATACCTATCATGGACCAGGTTGTCTACCCTGGAATCCAGAGACTAGGCGTCCAGTTTACCCCTCTGAAGCGAATGTACGCGGGGTACATGCTCGCCGCTATATCCATGGTATCTGCCGCCGTGATACAGCACTATATCTACCAAACGGGTAAATGTGGCAAGTATCCGGGCGAGAAGAGCTGCAAGACTCCTGCGCCTATCAATGTCTGGGTGCAAGCTGTGCCGTACGTCTTGATTGCTTTTTCAGAGATTTTCACCTCGATCACTGGGTACGAGTATGCATTCACCAAGGCGccgaagaatatgaagaGCTTAG TGCAATCTATTTATCTCTTCATGCACGCTTTCTCGTCTGCAATCCAACAAGGCCTAACTCTTCTATCTACTGACCCCCTTCTTGTGTGGAACTATGGTTTCGTCGCTGTACTTTCCTTTATCGGGGGCAATCTCTTTTGGATTACGCATCACAAGCTGGAtaaggaagaggatgagctCAACAGCCTCGAGGCGTCTTCATACTTGGGCCGTGGGCCACGCGCTCAGA ACAAGAGGATTATTGACATTCCAGGAGCTCACATAGTAAACAAGACATGA